The proteins below come from a single Xyrauchen texanus isolate HMW12.3.18 chromosome 1, RBS_HiC_50CHRs, whole genome shotgun sequence genomic window:
- the LOC127646773 gene encoding C-type mannose receptor 2-like isoform X2, with the protein MKFVQRILLIILFVGFSNFPLCSSRFYYIINELKTWPDAQNYCRTYFYDLATFDSQAEQDQVVQTIVSQGYTGSVWTGIYDDRYSWRWSNVQKNFTYTNWGNQQPDNYQGREPCTYMYSSGAWYDVPCTLYLYFLCYNATTNTTVLITLSKTWTDALKYCRQYHTDLAAIENQAQNEQLRLLNPNGFAVHIGLYRDTWKWSDQSILLFSPWRSTEPNNYGGAEYCAELSLSLSRWNDIPCTRNYRFVCSSAQKIQILRVQVQAPSSLNVNDISTTFVKQFQQTLRAHGLPINTKLTLRTQPDGKTFHIKNVKEPKRSQNAQLVKTDVSNRRMAQIISLY; encoded by the exons ATGAAGTTTGTACAAAGGATACTTCTCATAATACTGTTTGTTG GATTTAGTAATTTTCCATTGTGCTCATCTCGTTTTTATTACATCATCAATGAGTTGAAGACTTGGCCTGATGCTCAAAACTACTGCAGAACATACTTTTATGATTTAGCAACATTTGACAGCCAGGCAGAGCAAGATCAAGTAGTTCAAACAATTGTGAGCCAAGGTTACACGGGTAGTGTTTGGACAGGCATATATGATGATCGCTACAGCTGGAGATGGTCCAACGTTCAGAAaaattttacatacactaactGGGGGAATCAACAACCAGACAATTATCAAGGAAGAGAGCCTTGTACTTACATGTATTCTTCAGGAGCTTGGTATGATGTGCCATGTACATTGTATCTATATTTCCTGTGTTATAATG CCACAACAAACACAACTGTCCTGATCACTCTGTCTAAAACTTGGACTGATGCTTTGAAGTACTGCAGACAGTATCACACAGATTTGGCTGCAATTGAAAATCAAGCTCAGAATGAACAACTCCGTCTGTTGAATCCAAATGGGTTTGCAGTTCACATTGGTTTATACAGAGACACCTGGAAGTGGTCGGATCAGAGTATCCTCTTATTCAGTCCTTGGAGATCCACTGAACCAAATAATTATGGAGGAGCAGAGTATTGTGCAGAACTATCTTTGTCTTTGTCACGTTGGAATGATATACCATGTACTCGAAACTACAGATTTGTCTGCAGCAGTG CACAGAAGATTCAAATACTGAGAGTGCAAGTGCAGGCACCATCAAGCCTCAATGTTAATGATATTAGTACCACTTTTGTGAAGCAG TTCCAGCAAACGCTGAGGGCACATGGACTGCCGATCAACACCAAGCTGACATTGAGGACACAGCCAGATGGAAAAACATTCCACATTAAGAATGTGAAAGAACCAAAAAGGTCACAAAATGCACAGCTGGTAAAAACTGATGTTTCTAACAGAAGAATGGCTCAAATAATCAGCTTGTATTAG